A genomic window from Silene latifolia isolate original U9 population chromosome 11, ASM4854445v1, whole genome shotgun sequence includes:
- the LOC141614732 gene encoding uncharacterized protein LOC141614732, with translation MAEMKAMLQQTLMLQQKQSAQIAELVAHNKMLDIQVAQLAVTNPSKQPRNLPPQGKQAYEQANVIELRSGTTYQNPELPSNEDKLPTNGDDVLYMHPKGLGNLDLSDDEKEVDESETRDEKKEAEPITIALPFPHCQQKSKLDKQFGRFMEVVKNLQVSVPFTELIIQVPTYVKFMKEILTWKRSFDEVEMVAFTQKCIAVLQAISPSKLKDPGSFSIPCHIGHLAFSKALCDLGASVSVMSYSICKS, from the exons ATGGCAGAGATGAAGGCTATGTTACAACAAACTCTGATGTTGCAACAAAAGCAATCGGCTCAAATAGCCGAGTTAGTGGctcataataagatgttggatatacaagttgcccaactagcggTTACTAATCCTTCAAAACAGCCCAGAAatttacctcctcaaggtaagcaagcttatgagcaagctaatgtcatTGAATTGAGGAGTGGCACCACATATCAAAATCCGGAGTTGCCAAGTAATGAAGATAAATTGCCCACTAATGGAGATGATGTACTCTATATGCATCCtaaaggattgggtaatttggatctaagtgacgatgaaaaagaaGTTGACGAAAGTGAAACACGAGATGAGA AAAAGGAAGCCGAGCCgattactattgcactaccttttccgcaTTGTCAACAAAAATCTAAGCTGGACAAGCAGTTTGGAAGGTTTATGGAGGTAGTAAAGAACTTACAAGTGAGTGTTCCTTTTACTGAGTTGATCATTCAAGTGCCTACTTATGTGAAGTTTATGAAGGAGATATTGACGTGGAAGAGGTCCTTTGATGAAGTGGAAATGGTTGCATTCACTCAAAAGTGCATCGCTGTGTTACAAGCTATTTCTCCATCTAAGctaaaggatccagggagtttttctatcccttgtcatatcgGTCATCTTGCttttagtaaagctctttgtgatttaggagctagtgtcagtgtcatgTCTTACTCTATCTgtaaaagttaa